The following are encoded together in the Oncorhynchus nerka isolate Pitt River linkage group LG25, Oner_Uvic_2.0, whole genome shotgun sequence genome:
- the LOC115109328 gene encoding spermatogenesis-associated protein 2-like protein gives MTVPGKKARYLVELYRVSLEHRIEQGDWNLVCRDEELIKKVEGLLMGDCAQDTHSLGLDPLSVMEGSLQTTQGVGLKGLARAFEVLELASLNLYLCPWRKEYRVVKMFSGMFTHYIKPALSMQQVADLFGLLGYQASEARLCEELRLCSPALPVDTLLRLSCAFFTARCECRLLLSAIVPQGRRVEWELNLVQERQKGHSLQIALDNSKRRLETIPPEGDFLESSTIEADLDLYTDDEFKGHKEVGLVRDPLCSPRRVYTRGLSSQRENICVSSLNCQLIKTPSLAPTRNTPTHKQRESPNKELAMCGSDKGDSQLLSAKASGNAHPVSPGGSQFCIECYPSPCIHHCKNCNTLHCPILERCKDKGHEVKHIDGDEVLQEQRESSGLSPRLGSPGKGGMPLYEDKREFCPPLDVFEAGSLTPQPIPFHDCCNTANPDPEVTCLTCKVFHTRACKMLEMCQRKHKMLMLDVCSSGLGCTRPPCKLCRYCSVVYCKDCWYRTPLQCVCGYPFDESSEV, from the exons ATGACTGTCCCTGGGAAGAAAGCCAGGTATCTGGTGGAACTATACCGGGTCAGTTTGGAGCACCGGATTGAGCAGGGTGACTGGAACCTAGTATGCAGAGATGAGGAACTGATTAAGAAGGTAGAGGGACTGCTGATGGGGGACTGTGCACAGGACACACATTCCTTGGGACTGGACCCCCTCAGTGTAATGGAGGGCTCGCTTCAGACAACACAAGGAGTTGGATTGAAGGGGCTGGCTAGAGCCTTTGAAGTGCTGGAACTGGCATCCCTCAACCTGTACTTGTGTCCCTGGAGAAAGGAATACAGAGTGGTAAAG ATGTTCTCAGGCATGTTCACACATTACATCAAGCCGGCGCTGTCCATGCAGCAGGTGGCCGATCTGTTTGGGTTGCTTGGGTACCAGGCTTCAGAGGCCAGACTATGTGAAGAGCTTAGGCTGTGTTCCCCAGCCCTCCCAGTGGACACCCTTCTCCGCCTGTCCTGTGCTTTCTTCACTGCACGTTGTGAGTGTCGCTTACTGCTGTCTGCCATAGTACCCCAGGGCAGAAGGGTGGAGTGGGAGCTCAACCTGGTGCAGGAGAGGCAGAAAGGTCACAGCCTGCAGATAGCATTGGACAACAGCAAGAGAAGGTTGGAGACTATACCACCGGAAGGGGATTTTCTTGAGTCATCTACTATAGAGGCAGACTTGGATTTGTACACAGATGATGAGTTTAAGGGGCATAAAGAAGTTGGCTTAGTCAGAGATCCTCTCTGTTCACCAAGAAGGGTGTACACGAGAGGGCTTTCTTCTCAAAGAGAGAATATCTGTGTCTCCTCACTGAACTGCCAGTTGATTAAGACACCATCATTAGCACCAACCAGAAACACCCCAACTCACAAGCAAAGGGAAAGTCCAAATAAAGAGTTGGCCATGTGCGGGTCAGATAAAGGGGATTCACAATTGCTGTCTGCAAAAGCATCAGGGAATGCCCACCCTGTGTCACCAGGGGGCAGTCAGTTCTGCATCGAGTGCTACCCTAGCCCTTGCATCCATCATTGCAAGAATTGCAATACCTTACACTGCCCCATATTGGAGAGGTGCAAAGACAAGGGTCATGAAGTAAAACATATTGATGGTGATGAAGTCCtacaggagcagagagagagcagtggattatcaccacggcTAGGAAGTCCTGGAAAAGGAGGTATGCCACTCTATGAGGATAAGAGAGAGTTCTGCCCTCCACTTGATGTTTTTGAAGCAGGAAGCCTTACCCCTCAGCCCATTCCTTTTCATGACTGTTGCAACACTGCCAATCCAGACCCTGAGGTTACCTGCCTCACCTGCAAGGTATTCCACACTAGAGCCTGTAAAATGTTGGAGATGTGCCAGAGAAAGCACAAGATGCTCATGTTGGATGTCTGCTCAAGTGGGTTGGGGTGCACAAGGCCCCCTTGCAAACTATGCAGGTACTGCAGTGTTGTGTATTGTAAAGACTGTTGGTATAGAACACCACTTCAATGTGTTTGTGGCTATCCTTTTGATGAGTCCTCTGAAGTTTGA
- the LOC115109331 gene encoding peptide deformylase, mitochondrial-like — translation MAPFHCLHWLGSPRLICGPFSVSTSVKVGDPVLRVQAAVVDPGTAQGPEAQEVIRTMVKVVQKFECLNEKAEPVTWQVSGWPARILQLEMDHLDGVRYIDRMDSKTFNVKWAAQNE, via the exons ATGGCCCCATTTCACTGTCTCCATTGGCTGGGTAGTCCCCGTCTCATTTGTGGCCCCTTCTCGGTCTCAACAAGCGTCAAG GTGGGTGACCCGGTGCTTCGAGTCCAGGCTGCAGTGGTGGACCCTGGGACCGCACAGGGTCCGGAGGCTCAGGAGGTGATCCGCACCATGGTGAAGGTGGTGCAGAAGTTCGAAT GCCTGAATGAGAAGGCAGAGCCTGTGACCTGGCAAGTGAGCGGGTGGCCCGCACGCATCCTACAGCTTGAGATGGATCACTTGGATGGAGTCCGGTACATTGACCGCATGGACAGTAAAACCTTCAACGTGAAATGGGCAGCACAGAACGAGTAG